TATGAAATCCTCACAGAAGCCATAATATTCTACTCATAGAGGGCTTGTATTGATATAATTGAAGATATGGTTCCagttgttttgaaaaaaacgTTATGGTTCGTATATGTTACTTCACACTTTTAAATAGTATTGATGCaactgtttattttattttgtatatatgaaagtagttttctgaaaaaaaaatatggaagTGATGGGTCCCGATATTATAGGAGGAAATGAGAAGTTATAGAATACCATAGTCGTTCTTGGTAATATATCAAATGGCAACTGTTAATTTATTAAAGTAGTtccagatttaaaaaaaaatgttaagttGGACATAActcatatcaattggacatgttgaagaattaatagtattgatatatgAGGTCCATATTAAAAATTCCACCTAGCAAAAGTCactatgtttctgttttaataagatagatacaacAACACATTGATTATATTAGTACGAGTTTTTACAAGAAACACTTTTGCAAACTATGTATGATTTAGTACTTTGAAGTATGGGTGTTCAATTCAGTAAAAATCAAATCGAAATAGAGAAAGTGATTTGGATTTGGTAatactataaatttaaatagatgttatttttaaaaacagtggTACATAAATATGGTTCAATATATTAATCGACCAAACCAAATAAAcggattaattaaaatatagtaatataatatgtgtattttattttattgatatgatcttgatatttaagaaattaatttgaataatttgttatttttaagtAAAGACTTTCCATTGACATACATTTCTgctaaaatttagttatttaataataacatatatattatttgaaaattttaaaagtttagatatgttttttatgataaaataatcGAATATGAATTAAACATATTGTGAAATGTTGTGTATGAAATAACCGTTTTAAGACATACTAGGATGTGCGGGtattaatttttacatttttatacatcgatattcatttttaataattagtgCTATACAATGTTGTAATGtaatataactaattatattcaaaagatctggatCGAATCGGGTAATATAGTTATTTTGATACACTATCCGGACCCGTTTTAGGcatattggttatttagatactTTAGGTTTTTatacatcaaaaccaaacttaTCCAGATCTGAAAGGATCCAACTCAAAACccatacataaatttataatattgaaacagacctaatttaaaacaaaaaaaaacaatactcgAAAGGAACAACTTGTACCTAAATTAATAACCAATTTTCATGCttaattgattttaataaaaaaaattatttctatgTGTTCGGCTGAATTAAGTGAAAATTTAAGTGACAGTAAAAATAgcacatttttattattttaattttaagttattattttgttcACAAAAATGtctttgaattatatttttgactACGTAATTTTCAACgaattgaaactaaaataaaaagatgttttaataaaacaaattaaaccgAATTCTTTTAAccatatataaaatctaattatttatatttttgattttataattggcaccagtttatattgattaattaataaataaaaaattcactATTATTATtgtggtaatataattaatgatgtgaaTTATTgttaaagtaatataattaatgaaattgttaaactaattaaaatatagaaatacaaTTAATGTAATATTGGTATCCACGTTTccaaataattttagtttagactactattcatgtttccaaacaatttcaACGAATACTACAGTTTTGATAATATAGATGACACCATTcagttatgaattttatgttACAATATATAGATGGAAATATCATTACCAAAATTCTAACTCGTAACCAGGCCCGGCTCATATGCATGATGGACCATGTACGTCAGTTGTACATCACTTGGTTTTTGAGGGCCTTTTTTCTCTAAAAATGGACCTTAAATATAAAGgaaatttttggtaaaaaaaatggACACTGCTGGTAACCATTAAAGAAATATGCatgaaaatgaataaattagaaaaaaatatatttattttttattttgataaagaaTAATTGTAgtctattatttttaaaatgttaagaaaTGTAAATGAATCatagataaaaaatattccTTGTAGATGATGCAAATTGTAAGCAATTCACTATTTTTCTCATTCCATTGGTCACAATTTAGAgcctaaataaaaatattctccATTGGAAATTAATCCCAAacgaaaaaaaagtttttattttatttttggtaaacatcCATACTAGGAATGGCAAAAGAACCTGCGGCCCGCGGGCCGAGCCCAAAATAACTTGTGGTGGGGCGGGTTTGGGCCGTGATTTTGTCAACCCGCATTGTAGCGGGCCTCGCGGTACAAGACTTTTGCGGTATGGGCTTTTCGCGGTTTGGGCCCAAGAAGACCGCGGGTTAACCTAGTGTCCCGCAGCTTCTTCTCTCCTCATTTCGCTGCCgcctgaaaaagaaaagagagagatagcgtgagtgagagagtgagagagacgAGTCGGCACCGAGTGAAAGGGAGCTCCGGCGACGGCGAGAAGCTCCGATACTCTTATCTCGGGTTGTCAACTTCACAGATCAAGCTTGCATGTTCCGGAGAGAAGTTCTTGTTTCAAACTGTCAAAGAACTCCGTTTCCACCGTAAATCAAGATCCATCTCCGGCGAAGGCTTCTTCTGCGACGGTGACGACATGCATCTCACAGGTAATGAAAGatcgtttttatctatatagtTACTCGTTTTTATCTGATGCTAAAGTAAAAGCTTATATGACATGTTCTATTTGTTTGTTATTATGTAGATTCTGAACCAGAAAGCTATGTAAGACCGGTTCTAGAGATAAGGACATGGGACATTGTAGAGATGAAACTGGTAAGTTTCTTGTTCTTGGCGTTgagatcatatttttttctcgGATTGTACTCTAacagttttatttgtttgcaCTTTTCAGGTGGTGAAATGTGGATGGTGTGACACCATTGGTGTCTATTAGGTTAGTTAAAACCAGTGTCCTaatgtgttttgtttatgtttttgttcttgttttgtATTTGTCTCTGTTATGTTCAGTATCTGattagtgttttgtttttgcaggtgaaAAGAATATATGATTGTAAACAAGTAGGCGGATGGTGGCGACGGTAAAAGCTGCTGTAGGCTCAAAACGATAGAGAAGGTGTTCActtgatgtatgttttggtcGTACACCAGCTTGGACCGTCGCCACCACCTGCCTCCTTGTTTAGTGAAAAAGATTTCAACACCGAGCTGCAAAGATCACCGAGCTGCAAAGATTGTAAGGTGTTACCACTCTGAAACTTTAAGCTTCTTGAATTATATAATAGGTTGATCCTTATTTgatgtcatttttttttctctgatatgtcttttctttttgtaggtGAAGAAGGAGGAAGCTCGTAATGACCGTGAAGGCTGGTGTAGGCTCAAAACGATATAGCATGTTAAGCTTCATGTTAACTTGATGTATGTGTTGAGCGCACACCAGCTTGTCCGGTTATTACAAGCTGACACCTCCTTGTTCAAGagaagaaaatacaaaagagaTTTGAAAGCTGTGTAAGTTGTCTATAATTCTTAGTTTCATTTAAACTATCCTTGATTCACTCTctgatttgtgtttttattttgtatatgtcGAGATGATGAGTGATGGTGAACAAGGAAGGAGACTTATGGAGTTATGGTGAGCAAGGAGATGATGAGTGATGGTGAACAAGGAAGGAGGAGACCAGTACATACAGCAGCTGCTCCAGTATAGCCGCTTTAAGGACCTCAGGTTAGTAAGCTCTTTGTCTCTTAAACGTGTACGTGTGTTAGATAGATAGAACAATCTTGTTTAGCTGGATTTGCTTAGGTTATCGGATCACTGTCTTGTTGAGCATAGATAGATAGAACACACTCTTGTTTAGCTGGCTTGCATAGTTTTGCTGTGATCACTGCATTTGTTTGTCACTTGATGTATATAGGAATGTATATCGTAGTAGAAAGTGATTGGTTTtggtgcttgtcctcaagcaagtttaaataaaatattatctaaattttaaaaaccctaataggctaagttttaattatattataattaatttaaaactttccaaaatattaaaaaccctAATAGGCTAATAGTCCCACGTTCACACGACTtcatctccaaaaaaaaaacctaacgcAAAACTTCAGAGAGACAGAGACCATGGGATCAAGGAGCGATTCAGAAGAGCAGTTCACGATGGATACTAACTACACTCCACCATCAACATTGGACTTCGCGAGTCAAGCTACTCTAGATGCTATTGCTGCGCTTGAAGGGAGCTCTGATCCAAGGGGAGAAGGTGGTGTAACTTCTAATGCTATTGGTGCAAAGATGCAAGCAAGCAAAAGAAAGGTGATGAGCCTTGACGATGAGACTGATGATTCTGATGTTGAAATCACTCCACCACCCCAAAAAAACATGGCTCGCAGAAAGAGCAGATTTGGAACAGCCACGGGGAAACCCATGTTGCAGTCCACAATAGATGGTGGCATAGGCTCGTCCTCACAGGCGTGTAGAAAGAAGAAGCCTGTACCTGTGAAATCAGTGATTCGGGGAGGGAGAAGGAAGCCATTGACTCAGTCGCAAAAGGGCAAAGCCAAGGCTACCACTccgcaaaagaagaagaaggtcgaGGAGATACCAGACTTTGATGACTCATTGGAGGAAGAGGAGttggatgaagaagaggagTTGAATGAAGAAGAAATCGAAATGGACAATAGGCAAATATCAGATGTGTGGCCTGATTTCACGGTGGTCCACAAACCGAATGGGACGATGAAAGCTCAATGCAATCATTGCAGGAATGAGTATGCTTGGCATTCCCACTCGCATGGAACCAGTAGGCTGAGAAGGCATCGTTTTAGATGTAAGGTGTATCAAAGGAAAAATAGAAATCAGCAGAAGATCAATTTCGAGGGGAAGCTACACTCTGGCAAGTATGATCATACCGTCTTTCAGCAGATGGTAGCTAAGACGATAGTCCAGCATGATCTACCATACTCGTACGTAGAGTATGAGAAAGTGCGAGAAACTTGGACGTATTTGAATCCTGATGTGCAGACCATTTGTCGAAACACGGCTAGATCAGATGTATATCGACTATATGAAAGCGAGAGAGACGCATTGAGGAGAGACTTAGCTACACTTCATGGTCGAGTATCATTGACATCTGACTTGTGGACGTCAATAAAACGTGAAGGGTACATGTGTGTGACTGCACATTACATTGATCGGAACTGGAAGTTGAACAGCAAGATCATCACGTTTTGTGCTCTAGCGCCACCACACACTGGTATGAATGTTGCTATGCAGCTTCTTGAGTCGATGAAAGAGTGGggaattgaaatttttttttctcagtcaCATTGGATAATGCTACAAGTAATGACTCGATGCAAGATATTGTGAAGTCCCAGCTAATGTTGACTGATGACTTGGTGTGTGGAGGAGAATTTTTCCATGTAAGATGTGCAGCTCACATACTTAACCTTATAGTGCAAGATGGGTTAAAGGTTATTAAAGGCGCTTTGCACAAAGTAAGAGAGAGTGTGAAGTATGTGTTATCATCTACATCGCGGGAGGTGTTGTTCGGAAAAGCAGTGGTTGCTGCGAATGTAAAAGAAACTCGGGGGCTGATATTGGATGTCTCGACCAGATGGAACTCCACTTACTATATGCTGCAAATTGCAGTAAATTACCGTAAGGCATTTGAGAAGTTTGAGTCATTTGACAAGTGAGGTTTTACAATGGCGCCCACAGCTGAAGAATGGACAAGAGCAAGTAATATCTGCAATTTTCTGGGGCCGTTTGCTGTGATCACAAAGATGATGTCTGGCACTAATTACCCGACATCTAATTTGTATTTCTATCAAGTCTGGATGATCCATAATTGGCTCCGGAATAATGAGGAAAGCGATGATGAGGTTGTCAGATTCATGGTGCCACCAATGAAGGAGAAGTTTGACAAATATTGGGATGATGTCAGTGGTCTTTTTGCAATGGCAGCAGTCTTTGATCCGCGATTTAAGCTATCAATTGTTGACCATTGTTTAGGGAAGCTTGACATGAGAACAAAAGATGTTAAGGTGAAGAACTTGCGTGAGAGGCTCAGCATTCTCTTTGAGTCTTATGACAAAAAATCGAAGGCAAACTCCCCTTCTACGGAGCCACGTGAGACGGTTCCACCCAAAACATGTGAGCCAGTGTCCACTGAAATGTTTGAGAACTACACTGTGAGTGTTCCTTTTACAAGTAACTagtatgtttattatttttcataattgcAGGTCTtagatatttttctaaaaacttttATAGGATTTTTTTGCATTTCGCAAAGTCAGTGGTGTTGGGAGTGGGAAGACACCTCTAGAAGCATATCTTGATGAACCACCATTGGAAGTTTCCAATTTTAAGAGCTTGAATATTCTTGACTTCTGGAAAGATAATGCTCATCACTATGGTGATTTGGCTGGTATGGCTTGTGATCTATTAAGTATTCCAATCACAACAGTTGCTTCCAAGTCTTCTTTCAGTATTGGATCAAGAGTCCTCAACAAATACAGGAGCCGTCTACTCCCAAAAAATGTGCAGGCTCTGATATGCACTAGGAATTGGATCAGGGGAtatgaatcatatcaaaatggtAATTAATCTAGATTATcaagcatatatatttttttttatgaatcaaaatgGCTTTTACTAACTTCAATATTAATACTTGCAGAAGAAGAAGTATTTGGTGAAGAAGATAAACCCCCATCAATTGAATCAGCTGTTGGAGATGAAGTGGAAGTTGCAAAAGTGTGATTTGAGTTGTTGTTTATTTGACTTActgtttcttttcatttggtgttttcagtTGCTGTTTTTTTAATGACATTGTTTTAGTACTAGCAGCTTTGAATTGGTGTtaggttttaattttataaactcaGAAAACAATAGCATTTggttttttatgaaattatgagtTATGTTTTCATTGCTTCAAAAATAATTGTGTCTTGACTACATTTGTTACTAGGGAAAATATTTGATACGGTGcattatgttttatattcatGGGAgtcaagaaaatattaaatttagttcaTATTAGATACGGTGTGGGAGTTAGATACAAGTTAGAAAGTTTTGTTTGATCATTTACAGCCTCTTACGAACTTATGTCCAAACATATTGCTGCAGAAATGGCAAAAGAACTTGCGGCCCGCGGGCCGAGCCCAAAACAATGCAGATTGAAGATAGCCCGCGGGACAGCCCGTTTGGTTCAAGACTTTAGGCGGGACGGGATTGGGCCGGGGTTTAGGAGTACCGCAGCCCGCGCGGGACTGGACCGCAATGTACCGCAACTCGATGAGCCCGCTCGGttcgggacgggacgggacgggacgggacgaCCTGTTTGACATTCCTAATCCATACAccccaaaaaaaataaattttagtaagaaaattgtaaattaggaaaacataaataattattgaaagaaaaaaaaaagagagagaggaagaagatgggAACATAGAGGAGATCGCCAAAGATCCAACCATTCAATTCCAAAACATGGCGGCTTATAGCAATGAAGAAGGCATAACAGTTACTACACGtacccttctctctctctctctctgtaacGTACGTGTCCTCTCAAATCGGGTCGGGTCCTATCTTCAATGCGAATACGTTCCTCATTCTTCTCTATCTTCCTCcgttcctcctcttcttctcgtttctcctcctctctctcctccgCTATGTCTCCAGGCGCTAATGGTGATCTGATGAAATCTAGGGTTACGGTCGTGGGCAGTGGCAATTGGGGAAGCGTTGCTGCTAAGCTCATCGCTTCTAATGCCCTCAAGCTTCCTTCTTTCCATGGTATTAAAATTGGAATCTTTGACAAAAgtttaattaatcttttttttttattaaaaaaaccaaATACGTTTCAGATGAAGTTAGGATGTGGGTGTTTGAGGAAGTTCTCCCAAATGGTGAGAAGCTCACTGATGTAATCAACAAGACCAATGtaagcaaataaaaacaaaaaaggaatgatcttgttcttgttctgttCTTGATCGGTTCTGTAGTTAATTTCTTGTTTTCTTGATTAGGAAAATGTCAAGTATCTCCCTGGGATTAAGTTAGGAAGAAATGTTGTTGCAGATCCTGACCTTGAAAACGCAGGTCAGTGATAATGATGAGCTTTTACCCCCTTTATTACACGATGTTATGTTCTATTTTACATATTCTTGAAATCTGATGCAGTGAAGGAAGCAAACATGTTGGTTTTTGTTACACCGCATCAATTCATGGGTGGTATATGCAAGAAGCTTAAGGGTAAAGTAACAGGAGAGGTTGAGGCTATATCTCTTGTTAAAGGGATGGAAGTCAAGAAGGAAGGTCCCTGCATGATCTCTACTCTCATCTCCAAGGAACTTGGTATCAACTGTTGTGTTCTTATGGGCGCTAACATCGCCAACGAGGTTTCTTTTTTACATCGAATTTTACACGATCCAATGCATTATTATTGGTTGTGTGTAACTAATATTGTGTAGTAACAATGCAGATTGCTGTGGAGAAGTTTAGCGAAGCAACGGTTGGATACAGAGAGAGTAAAGAAATAGCTGACACTTGGGTTCAGTTGTTTAGTACTCCCTATTTTATGGTCACACCGGTAAGAAACTTTCATTCGTCTCCTAGTGTCCTGACATTCTCGGTTGTTTGAATGGCGGTAACAACTGTAAGGCTTTGTGTTAAGGTTCATGATGTTGAAGGAGTAGAGTTGTGTGGGACCTTGAAGAATGTTGTGGCTATTGCAGCGGGTTTCGTTGATGGTTTGGATATGGGTAATAACACAAAGGTAAGTAGTAGTACTTCAAACTCAAGCTTTTAGAGATCTCAAGGTATTTGCTTTTAaaacaactctctctctctatctaggCTGCAATCATGAGGATTGGTTTAAGAGAGATGAGAGCACTCTCGAAGCTTCTGTTTCCATCTGTTAAAGACAGTACTTTCTTCGAGAGCTGTGGTGTAGCAGATGTCATAACAACTTGCTGTAAGgactgaaaacaaaaaacaatgacGAGTTATcttttttactgtttttttttgtccattGGTAAAAGTGATTGCTCTTTTGACTACTCGTTCACTGACTATTACAGTAGGAGGAAGAAACAGAAGAGTAGCAGAAGCATTTGCCCAAAGTGGAGGAAAAAGGTGTAAACCTTTTTGTTAATCAAATCGTCCAGTTTAACTACTTTTGTAGTTAgtgttttgattgttttttgtgGTGTAAACAACTCAGGTCTTTTGATGAGCTTGAAGCAGAGATGCTACAAGGGCAAAAGCTACAGGTAAACCACCAAATATTCTAAAGAAGAACCCTTTACTCTTTAGTTTAATCCTAAATATGGAAGCGGTTTCTCTTTGTTTGATTGCTTATATTGAAGGGTGTTTCCACGGCAAGAGAGGTCTACGAGGTCTTGAACCACTGTGGATGGATGGAGATGTTTCCGCTGTTTTCAACGGTTCACCAAATCTGCACAGATCGTCTTAAACCTGAAGCCATTGTTCATTACCGTGACCACAAAGCCTGATCACTCTTGATGGTACCATTCATCTGCAATGAATATTCTGGTGTGTTGATGTAGAAGTTTAAcgtttttgtttctttgagaATGTTTTCTGGTGAGTTGGACCTTCTAGCTGGTTTAGAGGATCCtgtttatttaaagtttttggTCCAATTGAAATTTAATTTGCTTGGATCGAACACAGTCATGTGCTCAATGATGTAATCACTGAGTACTGAATTcgtttattaaatttgaaagaTTCACGAACAATCGTTTCTAAGttctttgtaagaaaaaaaaaatttcataagcTCTCCATCATGTGTTCTAAGTATGTTGCACAAATCATCTAAGCTGTCATTTAACAGTGATTCTCATCAGAAGGCTCTCTACACATTTAAATTTGCGTGAGCTTTGATATCATCCGTAGTATCAAATGATGAGATGCTTTTTCTTTATGCTATAGCAGCAGAACTGgaccaaacttttttttgggttattACAGGGGATCAAGTAGCAGGGCTCGTCCCTAGAAGAGAGGATCCGGCACAATGTTGACTAGCTAACCAACATGCAGCAGCAAGTTAAGAAACTCCACATCCACATGCGCATGCACACTAATAAAGTTATTGGTTTCTCTATATAAACTTTTGGCTTTTAATATTTGAGCGTTAAACTAGTTTTAGAATATTTAGTTCCAGAATCCTACAAATAGGatcaaaggttttttttttttgaagttaagAGTTTGATTGTAGTGAAATCTTCATTTTGAGTTATGTTATTTGTCGTAGGAGTGAAGCATTGTAAATAATTTGACAATTAATCATAGCCGTCACCATGTCAACGTTATTGTATTTATCCCCAACTTGATAATGAAAAATCGACCGACTCCAAATCTTTAGTTCAATTGGTTaacttaaaacatataataaacaCTAAGATGCGTGAATGAGTTCGGAAAATAGCTCCATGCACATATAATGCATCTCTTGACTTTGAATCCCACAATGTGAACCATCTTTAGTTCTtgacttatatttatatattgcatgtTATGTTAGTCTCCTAATTGGTATGTTAACCACTATAAACTACAACTTGGTCTTATAGTCAAATCCCAAACCACGACTCATTATCACTAAGTCTTCTCCCGCTTTCGTTATAAATAGTTCGAAACCCTAAGGTAGTTTCAACCACAAAACACCtcaataacaaatcaaaaccacCAAAGTTATAATGTCTTCTCGACAATCGGTGAGGCATCCAAGTCACAACCATCCATTGCGCAGTCACAAATGCGAAGCAAAAGACGAAATCATCTGTTCAGGTTGCGATCTCGATCTGATTGGTGCAGCTTTCAAATGCTCAAAATCATCAGACTGCGATTACTTCTTGCACAAGTCATGT
The sequence above is drawn from the Raphanus sativus cultivar WK10039 chromosome 7, ASM80110v3, whole genome shotgun sequence genome and encodes:
- the LOC108814810 gene encoding glycerol-3-phosphate dehydrogenase [NAD(+)] 1, chloroplastic translates to MRIRSSFFSIFLRSSSSSRFSSSLSSAMSPGANGDLMKSRVTVVGSGNWGSVAAKLIASNALKLPSFHDEVRMWVFEEVLPNGEKLTDVINKTNENVKYLPGIKLGRNVVADPDLENAVKEANMLVFVTPHQFMGGICKKLKGKVTGEVEAISLVKGMEVKKEGPCMISTLISKELGINCCVLMGANIANEIAVEKFSEATVGYRESKEIADTWVQLFSTPYFMVTPVHDVEGVELCGTLKNVVAIAAGFVDGLDMGNNTKAAIMRIGLREMRALSKLLFPSVKDSTFFESCGVADVITTCLGGRNRRVAEAFAQSGGKRSFDELEAEMLQGQKLQGVSTAREVYEVLNHCGWMEMFPLFSTVHQICTDRLKPEAIVHYRDHKA
- the LOC130498073 gene encoding zinc finger BED domain-containing protein DAYSLEEPER-like; this translates as MAPTAEEWTRASNICNFLGPFAVITKMMSGTNYPTSNLYFYQVWMIHNWLRNNEESDDEVVRFMVPPMKEKFDKYWDDVSGLFAMAAVFDPRFKLSIVDHCLGKLDMRTKDVKVKNLRERLSILFESYDKKSKANSPSTEPRETVPPKTCEPVSTEMFENYTDFFAFRKVSGVGSGKTPLEAYLDEPPLEVSNFKSLNILDFWKDNAHHYGDLAGMACDLLSIPITTVASKSSFSIGSRVLNKYRSRLLPKNVQALICTRNWIRGYESYQNEEEVFGEEDKPPSIESAVGDEVEVAKV